CCGATCATTATGGCCCTACGACTTCCACAAGGACACGACCGACCCCTCGGGTGTTGCCGTCGAGGCGCCACAGCACGCGCAGAAACGGTGTCACGGCACGGGTCCTGCAGTCGGGGAACATGAGTCGAGAGCAGGTCCACAGTGCACCGGCCGTCCTCGCTGCAAGAAACGCTGCGTGGCCGTGCGAGGTTCCCGCTCGTCATGAGTAGCATTCCAGGCATGGCTGAGACCTCTAGATCACAGACCCCGCGGGCGATCAAAGTGTTGCTGTACAGCGACGACATCGCCACTCGTGACGCGGTGCGTATCGGGGTCGGCAAGCGACCCGCAAAGGACGTGCGTATCGAGTCCTGGCGTGAGTGCGCAACTGCTGCGGCCGTGATTGCTGCCGCTGACAACGAAGCGCTCGACCTGCTGATCCTGGACGGTGAAGCCACCCCGGTCGGTGGGATGGGACTGACCAAACAGTTGAAGAACGAGATTTTTCAATGCCCGCCGATCATCGTGCTCACCGGACGTCCCTCGGACGGTTGGTTGGCGTCGTGGTCCCAGGCGGATGCAGCGGTGTCCCACCCGATTGATCCCCTGGAGCTCAGCTCGACGATTGCGGCCGTCGCCCGTCGGCACGGTCGCCTCGTGACACCGACCGCAGGGTGAGTGTGCCCGACGCTCAGACCGACCGGAGCTGGCCCCGGCTGTTCACAGATCTGCTGAAAGGCAGCGACCTGTCGAGCGAGGACACGTCGTGGGCGATGGAGCAGATCATGGCCGGCGGTGCGTCTGCTGCCCAGGTCGCCGGGTTCCTCATCGCGTTGCGTGCGAAGGGCGAGACCGTGTCCGAAGTTCGCGGTCTGGCAGACACAATGCGCGAATTTGCGATTGCGATCAACGTGCCGGGCGAGACGCTGGACATTGTCGGGACAGGCGGCGACGGAGCACATACCGTCAATATCTCGACGATGTCGGCGATCGTGGCGGCGGGCGCGGGCGCACGGGTCGTCAAACACGGAAACCGGGCGTCGTCATCGTCCTCGGGGGCTGCCGACGTGCTGGAGGAACTGGGGTTGGCGCTGGATCTGCCCGCGCAGCGTGTTGGTGCGGTGGCGGTAGATGCCGGCATCACGTTCTGCTTCTCCCAGACGTTCCACCCCTCCATGCGCCATGCTGCGGTACCTCGACGGGAGCTGGGAGTTCCGACCGCGTTCAATATTTTGGGACCACTGACCAACCCCGCCCGTCCGAAGTACTCCGCGGTCGGGTGCGCCGACTCACGCGTCGCCGACCTGATAGCCGGGGTGTTCGCGGATCGGGGTAGTGCGGCGGCGGTGTTTCGTGGTGACGACGGACTCGATGAACTCACCGTGGCAACGACATCGACGGTGCGATGGGTGCGAAACGGTCAGATCACGCTGCACCGCGTCGATCCGGGAGCCCTGGGAATTGCGACTGCCTCGGCCGACGCGCTGCGTGGTGGAGACGCAGCGCACAATGCAACAGTCGTGCACCGGGTACTGGCCGGTGCCGAAGGGCCGATACGCGATGCGGTGCTCTTGAACACCGGCATTGCGCTGTCGGTCGTCGGAAATGGCGGCCCTGGACGTTACGGGGGACAGTCCTCATTCGAGGAGGCATTGCAGATCGGTGTCGATCGGGCCCGAACCGCCATAGACGACGGTTCGGCCGCGCGCGTCCTCGAGCAGTGGATCGCGATCACTCGAGACGGAGTGGACTCCTCGAGGCGCTGAAGCCGCTGGGCCGAAGTGGCACTCAGTCGTTCAGGCTTGCTCAGTCGTCCAGGCCCAACGAGAAGCCTGCGCCCAGATCCCCGCTGGAGTACGTGCGGAACGCGATGTGGGTCTGCGACTCTCGCATCCCTCGAATCTTGTTGATCCGGTCCGCGATGACATCGGCAAGGTCCTCGTGGCGAGCAACCCGGACTATCGCGATCAGGTCGACATCACCGGTGGTGGAATAGACCTCAGTGACACCCGATATTTCAACGACTGCCTTCGCGACCTCTGGAATACGGTCGATGTCGGCTTTGATCATGACAATTGCTGAGATCACCGCATCAGCTTAGAACGCTTCGGCGGTCCTCACTTTCCAATCGGGCAGCGCCGTAAGGAGTGTCGTCGGTGATCTGCTTCAGCACGGACTCAAGACGCGTGCGGACCGATCCGGCACCGTGCACCGGGCAACTCCATTGCCCGTCGATCCTGACAATCCGCACCCCCGCGGTCTCCAGCCAGCGCAGGATCTTCTCGGTCTCCTCCGGATGCGTCGCCGGCACCGGACCGCAGGGAGCAGCCACGATCTCTGCCATGGTCACCACACTGTCTATGTACGGCGTGGGATCGGCCCCGGGCGGACACAGGGTGGTGCCTGCGAGCTTTCCGTATCGCACGCAGATCAGCTCCCACCCGCCGACCGCTGCCGGGCGGGCAGCAATCAGCTGCTGCGTGGTGGCAATCGGTGTCAACCGTTGATTACGGTCAGCGGCGCGGATCAGGACCACCATCCGGTCGCGAACCTGCGCTGCTTCCTCGAAGCGTTCCTGCTCGCAGAGTCGCTGCATCCGTTCGTCCAGAATCTGTGACACAGCCCTGGCGTCGCCGCTGAACAGCTGGCCGACCTGGTTGGCAACTGCGGCGTAATCGAACACGCTCTGCTGGCCGGTGCACGGGGCGCCGCACCGGCCCATTTCCGCCAACACGCATGCGGTCGAACGGGACGTCGCGGTGAGTCGCTGGGTGCACTGCCGCAGTGGCACGGCCTCGTGGATGGCTGCTGCTGCCAGCTGAGCCAGCGCCTTGGATGCGAAAGGACCTGCATAGTGGGCGCCGTCCCCGCGCGTCTCTCGGACCACGGACAGCCGTGGAAAGGTCTCGACCGTCAGCTTTAGCCATACGCATCGTTCCGGATGGCGAGAGCGTCGGTTGAATCGCGGTTTGTGTTCGGCGATCAGCCGGAGTTCACGAACCTGAGCCTCCAGGACCGTCGCGCACACGATAGGTGTGACCGTTGCGGCGAGGCCGACCATCTGGGCCATCCGGGAGCGTTGCTCGCTCGCCGTGAAATAGCTGAGCACCCTCCTGCGGATATCCACCGAGGTGCCGACGTACAGCACCCGTTCCCGATCGTCTTTGAAAACGTAGACGCCTGGTGCATGCGGGAGCCCGTCAGCAAGGAACCTCTTGCGGCGTTGCCGCGGATCGACGCGGCTGGTGAAGGAGGACAACTCCTCCAAGGTGTGGACTCCGAGGTTGCCCACCCGACCGATCAGCGCGTGCAGCACGTCGACGGTCGCCTGCGCGTCGTGCAACGCGCGGTGATCCGGGGTGGTCGCGGCACCGAAGAGCTGTGCCAGCGATCCCAGTTTGCGATTGGGCACCTCATCGTCGCCCACCAGATGTCGGGCCAGGTGGACCGTGTCGATCACGCGATGGTCGGGCCATGAATGACCCAGTCGCGCACAGTTGTTGCGCAGAAACCCGATATCGAAGCGGGCGTTGTGGGCCACCAGAACACTTCCGGCGGCGAACTCCAGGAACGCGGGCAGGGCCGATTCGATGGTCGGTGC
This portion of the Dermatophilaceae bacterium Sec6.4 genome encodes:
- the trpD gene encoding anthranilate phosphoribosyltransferase — its product is MSVPDAQTDRSWPRLFTDLLKGSDLSSEDTSWAMEQIMAGGASAAQVAGFLIALRAKGETVSEVRGLADTMREFAIAINVPGETLDIVGTGGDGAHTVNISTMSAIVAAGAGARVVKHGNRASSSSSGAADVLEELGLALDLPAQRVGAVAVDAGITFCFSQTFHPSMRHAAVPRRELGVPTAFNILGPLTNPARPKYSAVGCADSRVADLIAGVFADRGSAAAVFRGDDGLDELTVATTSTVRWVRNGQITLHRVDPGALGIATASADALRGGDAAHNATVVHRVLAGAEGPIRDAVLLNTGIALSVVGNGGPGRYGGQSSFEEALQIGVDRARTAIDDGSAARVLEQWIAITRDGVDSSRR
- a CDS encoding Lrp/AsnC ligand binding domain-containing protein, with protein sequence MISAIVMIKADIDRIPEVAKAVVEISGVTEVYSTTGDVDLIAIVRVARHEDLADVIADRINKIRGMRESQTHIAFRTYSSGDLGAGFSLGLDD
- a CDS encoding DEDD exonuclease domain-containing protein, with the protein product MANAHPFQAAFEDLGTPLSGVTFVVVDLETTGSNPSTSRITEIGAVKVRGGEVLGQFQTLVNPGSAIPAFIAVLTGITNSMVASAPTIESALPAFLEFAAGSVLVAHNARFDIGFLRNNCARLGHSWPDHRVIDTVHLARHLVGDDEVPNRKLGSLAQLFGAATTPDHRALHDAQATVDVLHALIGRVGNLGVHTLEELSSFTSRVDPRQRRKRFLADGLPHAPGVYVFKDDRERVLYVGTSVDIRRRVLSYFTASEQRSRMAQMVGLAATVTPIVCATVLEAQVRELRLIAEHKPRFNRRSRHPERCVWLKLTVETFPRLSVVRETRGDGAHYAGPFASKALAQLAAAAIHEAVPLRQCTQRLTATSRSTACVLAEMGRCGAPCTGQQSVFDYAAVANQVGQLFSGDARAVSQILDERMQRLCEQERFEEAAQVRDRMVVLIRAADRNQRLTPIATTQQLIAARPAAVGGWELICVRYGKLAGTTLCPPGADPTPYIDSVVTMAEIVAAPCGPVPATHPEETEKILRWLETAGVRIVRIDGQWSCPVHGAGSVRTRLESVLKQITDDTPYGAARLESEDRRSVLS